In Bacillus sp. FJAT-45037, the following are encoded in one genomic region:
- a CDS encoding F0F1 ATP synthase subunit delta, with protein MSNQAVANRYAYALFQLAEEKGILNEVAQEMELVKEVVQSTPEFLSFLGHPKVTTDKKRVFIETSFKESLSEISLHTLNLLIENKRIDSLVNMINAFKKMSYEAQNMAEAIVYSAKPLTGAEQAQIAEIFGKKMNKAKLLVTNIVNEDLIGGLKIRIGDRIYDGSVKSQLNRLERQLVAGTR; from the coding sequence ATGAGCAACCAAGCAGTAGCCAATCGTTACGCATATGCCCTTTTTCAGCTTGCAGAAGAAAAAGGTATCCTTAATGAAGTCGCACAAGAAATGGAACTTGTGAAAGAAGTTGTGCAGAGCACACCTGAATTCCTATCATTTCTTGGGCACCCGAAAGTGACGACCGATAAAAAGCGTGTATTCATTGAAACAAGCTTTAAAGAGTCGTTAAGTGAAATAAGTCTACATACGTTGAATCTTCTTATTGAAAACAAGCGTATTGATAGCCTTGTAAACATGATCAACGCATTTAAAAAAATGTCATATGAAGCACAAAACATGGCCGAAGCGATTGTCTATTCAGCCAAACCACTTACTGGAGCAGAACAAGCGCAAATTGCTGAGATCTTCGGTAAGAAAATGAACAAAGCAAAGCTTCTTGTCACAAATATTGTAAATGAAGACCTTATTGGCGGATTGAAGATTCGTATCGGAGACCGCATTTATGACGGCAGTGTGAAATCACAACTGAATCGCCTAGAGCGTCAGTTAGTTGCCGGTACACGTTAG